Proteins encoded in a region of the Vicia villosa cultivar HV-30 ecotype Madison, WI linkage group LG5, Vvil1.0, whole genome shotgun sequence genome:
- the LOC131606767 gene encoding pterocarpan synthase 1-like: MAIISNKIISFTILLFITISTTNGQAQPNQSTLVFYLQDVGKGPKATVSPVIGINGKVWSYNSFGTIFVVDDPVTISPSSYSTQIGRAQGTITVTAQDGANVNIVLSLVFNNAQYAGSTLEIKGTSRQRDNLRELGVVSGTGRFRFARGFAVFETISYDPTYSQSVIRLTVTLAIP, from the coding sequence ATGGCAATAATTTCTAACAAAATCATCTCATTCACAATACTACTTTTCATAACCATCAGCACAACTAATGGTCAAGCTCAACCAAATCAATCAACCTTGGTGTTCTACCTACAAGATGTCGGAAAAGGACCTAAGGCAACTGTTTCACCGGTTATAGGCATCAATGGCAAGGTTTGGTCCTATAACTCATTTGGAACAATATTTGTTGTTGATGATCCTGTTACAATAAGTCCTAGCTCATATTCAACTCAAATTGGACGGGCTCAAGGTACAATTACGGTAACTGCTCAAGATGGTGCAAATGTGAACATAGTTTTGTCACTTGTGTTCAACAATGCGCAATACGCTGGTAGCACTTTAGAAATTAAAGGTACAAGTCGACAGCGTGATAACTTAAGAGAGCTTGGTGTTGTTTCTGGAACTGGAAGGTTTCGATTTGCAAGGGGATTTGCTGTGTTTGAAACTATATCTTATGATCCTACCTATAGTCAATCTGTTATTAGGTTGACTGTAACCTTGGCAATACCTTGA